CCGGTAGGGAATATCGAAGTAGACGGTACGGCCATGACCACCGTAGACGACGACGTCTTTGGCGGAACCGGAGTGGATACCTCTGTATTCGCCTGGTTTACCGGAGAATAATTAGCTGAAATACCCCTTTACACTTGTTCTCAAAGAAGGCCCCGCCGATTTCGGCGGGGCTTTTTATTTGATGCATGCCAGGGCTCTATTACGACACCCGCCAACCTGAATACCAGGAATAACACGGAATTGAAACAGTACTTCAGCCTGTAATGCAAATCCCCGGAATTCTCCGTAATATTGGGGCGCGGGAGACTTTTCATAACCTTATTTTAACGTTACTCCCCATTAATAAGTTGATTTTTGTGTTTATTTGAAGCACTATGGGGGACGACCTCTATCTCTACATGATCATTGCCCTGGCTATCCTGGCCATCTCCGACCTGGTGGTGGGGGTCAGCAACGATGCAGTGAACTTTCTCAATTCCGCCCTGGGGTCCAAGGCTATTTCCTTCCGTACCATTATGATCGTTGCGAGTATCGGGATTGCCTTTGGGGCCATGTCCTCGAGCGGGATGATGGAAGTAGCCCGGAAGGGAATTTTTGTGCCCGGGGAATTTATGTTTTCGGAAATCATGATCATCTTCATGGCTGTTATGATTACCGATGTCCTGCTGCTGGACTTTTTCAACACCCTGGGGATGCCCACATCCACGACAGTTTCCATCGTTTTTGAGCTACTGGGTGCGGCCGTTATCACAAGCCTGATCAAAATGTCCGCCGCCGACGAAAGTTTCCTGAACCTGGGGAACTACATCAACAACGACAAGGCCATCGAGATAATCCTCGGTATTGTCCTGTCGGTATTGATTGCCTTTACCATCGGCGCGCTGATACAATTCCTCTCGCGATTATTCCTCACCTTCGAGTTCCAGAAAAAGGCCACCTGGAAAGCTTCTGTATTCGGCGGGCTGGCCATTGCGGGGATTGTATACTTTATCCTTATCAAGGGACTGAGCAGCACAAACCTTTTCAATGGCCTGGTGATAGATTTCGTGGAACAGAACACCTTGCTCTTCCTGGTTGGCAATGCAATCGTCTGGTCGCTGGTATGCGGCCTGTTGCAAAGCCTGGCAAAACTGAATATCTACCAGATCATCATCGTTTTCGGGACCTTTGCCCTGGCCATGGCCTTTGCCGGAAACGACCTGGTTAATTTTATCGGGGTCCCTATCGCCGCCTACCAATCCTTCCTGGACTGGAGCGCTTCCGGGGTAGGGGCGGACAACTATGCCATGGACGGACTGGCTGCCGCTGTGCAGACGCCAACCCTGCTGTTGTTGCTGTCGGGCGTGGTGATGATCCTGACGCTCTGGTTTTCCACCAAAGCCCTTTTTGTTACGGAAACCGAGATTAACCTGGCGCGGGAAGGCGAAGGGGAAGAGCGGTTCCGCCCGAATTATCTGTCCCGGCAAATCGTCCGGCTCACTGTTGCGGCCGTTGAAACCATTTCCTCCCTGCCTCCAGAAAAGGTTCAGGCAGCTATCTCCCGAAGGTTTGAACGGGCCCCCAGCTATACGAGCCGGGTCCAGGCCAAGGAGAAGCCGGCCTTCGATATGGTCCGGGCATCGGTAAACCTGATGGTGGCCAGCGTCCTGATTTCCATTGCCACTTCTATGAAACTGCCGCTCTCCACAACTTATGTCACCTTTATGGTGGCAATGGGTACTTCCCTGGCCGACCGGGCCTGGGGCTCGGAAAGTGCGGTATATCGGGTTGCGGGCGTCCTTAACGTTATCGGGGGATGGTTCCTCACGGCCATTACGGCCTTTACAGGAGCCGGGATCGTCGCCTACCTGATCTACCTGGGTGGGGCCTGGGCTATCGGATTGTTATTTGTACTGGCCCTGGTAATCCTGATCCGGAATTACTTAAACCATAAAAAACGCAGCCGGGAGCTCAAGGAGGAATACGTATTGAGGCGAACGGAAAGCAGCACCATCAGCGAAGTCATCGAAGACAGCGCGGACAATGTGGCAGTAGCCATCAAACGGGTAAACAAAATCTACACCTCCAGCATGGAGGGACTCGTAAAGCACGACCTGAACTCCCTGAAAAAAAGCACGAAACACATCCGGAAACTGGATACAGAAGTCGAAAACCTCCGGGAAAGCATCTTCTACTTTATCAAAAACCTGGATGAGGGAAGCGTCAAGGCATCCAACCTGTACCTGCAGATTTTGCGGTACCTTCAGGATATGACCCAGTCCCTGGAACACATCTCCAAGAGTTCCTATAAACACGTCAACAACAACCACAAGAAATTGCGCTTCCAGCAATTGCGGGACCTGAAGGAAACAGATTCCTTTGTCTCCGGTTTTTTTAAGGAGGTCCAGGAAATATTTTCGGAAGGGAATTTTGAGGAACTGACCCAGACGCTGATCCGGCAGGAGGAACTCTTGCAACGGGTAGATGCAAAAATCCGCAAGCAAATTGAACGGACCCGGGGGGATGAATCGAGCCCTAAAAACACAGCCCTCTATTTCAACCTGCTTCAGGAGACACGAGACCTTCTCGAAGCTACCTTCAAGCTCATGGAGATCTACGACGTTAACATCAACAAAATCGAATTGGAATTATAATCGATCTGGAATGCCTTCATTATGCAACCGGTCCGGCCATTGGTGTCCCTGGTTTCCCGGTTGCACCGGTCAAAAAAAAGCCCGCTGCATGGCGGGCTTTATCGTTGACGGAATCGTTTCGGAAGCGAGTTATCTGTTCACCGCTACCCGGGTGCCGTTGTTCCAATTGACTACGTTCACGATAGCATTATCGGAGTAGTCTACTTCACGCAGGTTATCTTCTTCCCAGAAAAACCATTTTCCGGTTTTGTTACCTGCATCGTATTGTCCGATGGCGACCTTTTTCCCGGAAGTGTCAAACATGATCCATTCCCCGTGCAATTGGCCGTCCCGAAAAAACCCGGTCTGGGCAACCGCACCGTTTTCATGATAATATGTAGCCTTCACCAGGTCATCAGTCCGCTCAAACTGCGGCTCAGGTTGTTGCGCCTCGATTGAAATCACACCACAAATCAACATCAAAAGTGTCATAATTCTATACATAATACTGTGGTTTTATGTGTTGTACTTTACATTAACGTAACAAATATACAATTATTTTACGTCGATATTACTTTCAGCTAACTTTTTATTTACATTAAGTTTACATTAAAGATATTGGTGCCTGTTTATCAGCATATTAAACACCGCCCACTAAGCGTAGTGGTTTACCAAAAACCTGGGAAAAAGGGTGTTTATCGACTCAATTTAATGCCAGTTGTCCCCAACGATTCGCAAAACACTATTTTTAAGAACTAATACCGATCCTATGGGATACCTGCAATTCTTTTGTCTTTACGTCCTGGTTCTCCTCTCCCCGCCTGCACTTGAATCCCAGCAGATAACCGCCCCCGAACTGCTGGAAAAAAGCATCGCCTACCACGACCCGCAGGGTCAATGGGGCCGGCTCCGGGCGGATTTTGAAATCCTGGCCGAACGGCCGGGGGGATCAGACCGCCTCAGCACCATACACATGGATCAGGCTGCTTCCCTTTTTCGTGTCCGCGTGGAACAGGAAGGGGTAACTAAGACCTATCAGGTGCACGGGGGCCACTGCCGCCTGTGGTACCAGGGCGAGGCCGGGTTCCCGGAAGAAACAGCCGCATCGGAAAATCTTACTTGCGAACGGGCCTCCCTGCTCCGCGACTACTACAGCTACCTCTACGGCCTGCCGATGAAACTCCGGGATCCGGGTACCGTGATGGAGCCGGAGGTGAACCGGGCCGATTTCCACGGGAAGGAATACCTCGTGATCGAGGTGCGGTACGAGCCGGGTACCGGATCCGATACCTGGCGCTTCTATTTCGACCCGGTAACCTCTGCCCTGGGGGCCTACCAGTTCTTCCATGACGTGGCCGCAAATGACGGGGAGTACATCCTATTGGAAGGGGAAGCCGCAATCGGGACCATGCGGGTACCCGAATTCCGCAAATGGTACCGCAACGATACGGGGGAATACCTGGGTTCCGATCGGTTGCGGCCTGCAGGTAGCCGCGAGTAGCCCATTCCTGCCCATTTCTGCCAATTCATGCCCGGGCAGCCCCTCGGTAACTTTTCCCTTCCGGGTAGCCCGCCCGAATGCGCCGTGCATTTCCTCCGATATTTTGGGAGTTTGTCGATTTTCTCGCAACCTGAAATTTGCGAATCGGATTATTTGTAACTTTTAATAGCAAATAGCATACTAATGACCGGAACGGAACTCGAAACTACCTTCCTGGCGGAACACCGGCTGGCAATCGGTACGTTTCGGTTCTACCACAACCTGGTCATCGGCCGGATTGACGAAGGGCAGCAGGTAACCCTGGACAGCGCCCTGCCGGTAATTGCCATCGGCATCGAATTCTACAACCGGAAGCGACCGGCTGTTTACCTCTCGGACCGGCAGCACTCCTACTCCATGGATCCGACCCTCCACCTGGAGGCCCACAAGCTCTTCCCCTTCTTACTCGGATACGGGGTGGTTGCATACAATGACATCAACCGTCGCGTGGCCGAGTTGGAGCAACAATTCGTGCCCTGCCCGAGCGGGATTTTCGATTCGATGGATGCAGGGCTCGCCTGGGCGATGCAATTGATCGGGGAACAGGAAAAATCCCGTCCGCATCGGTAAAAGTACCGGAGGCGCGGGCAAAATGCCCAAATACGCAATCAGAAGTCCCAGAGGCACGGGCAGCGGCCCCTGCCCTACCGGTAGAAATTCATTTCATCCATGTACTTCCACACGGCTTCCGGCAACAAGGGCCGCACATTTTTCCCCGCCGCGTGTTGCTTCCGGATAAAAGTGGCCGACAATTCCATCACCGGGGCATCCACCCGCGAAATAGCGGGGTGGTCCCGGAGCGCTTCCGGAATGTCCCCGGGCCCGAGCCGCGGATAGACGTAAATGGAATAGTAATCCAGGATGGCCTCGTAGTTCTTCCACTTATGGAGGCCCTTGAGGTTGTCCTCCCCCATGATCAGGGAAAATTGGCGGGAGTCCCCATGTTTCTCGCGCAGGTGGGTAAGCGTATCGATGGTGTAGTTGGGCTGGGGCAGTTTAAATTCCGCATCGCAGACCTCCAGCCGCGGATACTCCCTGACTGCCTCGTAGACCATCTGGAACCGGTGGTAGTCGTCCAGCAGGCTGTCCTTTTTCTTGAAGGGGCTGCGGGGGGTAACCACAAACCACACCTGGTCCAGATCTGAGAATTCCGCCAGGTGGTTGGCAATGATCAGGTGGCCGATATGGATCGGGTTGAAGGTGCCGAAAAACAAGCCGGTTTTCTTCATGCTTGCGGGTACTGTGTTTTAGGAAGGGTTTTTTGCATCCGTCCCGTTCCCGCCGGCGTCCAAATCGCGGGTTTTCGCCCGGTTTTCTCCCGGTTCAGCCTCCCCGACATAGCCGGCCACGAGGTCCCGGGCTTCCTTCAGGGCAACCTCCAGGTCGTAGTTCTTGATGATCCGGTCGAACTGGGGGGCGGTGGCCAGCTCCACGGATGCCTTGGCAATCCGCATATTGATCTTCTCATCGCTTTCCGTGCTCCTTTTCTTGAGGCGGATCTTCAGCTCGTCCACACTGGGCGGCTTGACAAATACAGCCAGTGTCTGATCCGGGAACTTTTTCTTGATGCGCAACCCCCCGGCCACGTCGATGTCGAATATCACGTTCTTCCCCTCGGCCCATAGGCGCTCCACCTCGCTTTTTAGGGTGCCGTAGAAATTGTCCCGGTACACCTCCTCCCATTCCAGGAAATCGCCGTTTTTGATGTGTTGTTTAAACTCCGACACGGTCATGAAATAGTAGTGCTCCCCGTGTTTCTCCTTGGGCCGCCGTGGGCGGGAAGTGGCCGAAACCGAGAAGGCGAGGTTCAGGTTGGGCTGTTCCAGCAGGTGGCGTACAATGGTGGTCTTGCCGCTGCCGGACGGGGCTGAGAATACGATGAGTTTTCCTCCTGCCATTACAGTACGTTCAGGATTTGTTCCTTGACTTTTTCCAGCTCGTCTTTCATCTGCACGACAATCCGCTGCATGGGGGCGTCGTTGGCCTTGGAACCGATGGTATTGATTTCCCTGCCGATCTCCTGGCAGATAAAACCCAGCTTTTTGCCATTGGAATCCGCGCTGTCCAGGCTCTGCCTGAAATATTCCAGGTGCTTGGCCAGGCGCACTTTTTCCTCGGTGATGTCGTACTTCTCCAGGTAGTAGATCAGTTCCTGTTCAAAGCGGTTCTCGTCCACGTTCTCCCGGATCTCCGCCACGGCTCGCTGGAGGCGCTCCCGGACAGCAGCCAGCCGGTCCGTGTCCCGCTTGTCAACGGCGTCCAGATGGGAAAGGATGGCCTCGATACGCTGGCGGAAGTCATTTTCCAGGGCTTTCCCTTCGTCACGCCGGAATTCCTTAAGGGCCGACAGCGCCTGTTGCAGGGCGGCTTCGATGGCTGCAAATTCCTCCGGGTCGATTTCCTCCCGTTCCGTGCGCAACGCATCCGGAAGGCGGAGCGCCATGGCCAGGAAACTCTGGGAATCCCCCTCGGCGAGTTCCCCTAGCTGCTCCATGTACTTTTTGACGATGGCCCCATTGATCTCCGCCGAGGGCTGGTCGCCGGTCAGTTCCACATAGAGGCTGAAATCGACCTTCCCCCTTTCGAGTTCCCGGGCAATGCGGTTGCGGAAGACCAGTTCCTTTTCCCGGTAGGCCTGGGGCACCCGGGCATTGATATCCAGGTTTTTACTGTTGAGGGATTTGAGTTCTACGGTGATTTTCTTTCCGGGAGACTGGATGACGTGTTTCCCGAAGCCGGTCATGGAGTGGATCATTCCTGCGTGGTCTGTTTTGCCAAAGGTAGTAAATTCTGCCCGTGAAAAAAGGGCCGCCAGACGTGTGCTGGCGGCCCTTTCATATTATAACGCATGCGTATTGCCGAAGGCGATCAGAGCTCCCGAACCCAGATGTTCCGGTAACTCACCCGGCTGTTGTCGCCGTGGTCCTGGAGAATGAGGGGTCCCTTCCCGTGGGCCGGGTTGTCCGGCCAGCCGATATAGGGGGTCGTTCCCTTGAGTTCCACATGGTCCTGCACCAGCACGCCGTTGTGGATCACTGTCAGCGTCCCGGAGCGGATCTTCTCGCCGGCCTCGTTGAACTCGGGCATGTGGTAGATGATGTCGTACGTATTCCATTCCCCGGACGGCACGGAGGCCATGGCCAGGGGGATGTGCTGCTTATAGACGGAGGCCACCTGCCCGTTCACGTAGGTATCGTTGTCGTTGTTGTCCAGCACCTGCACCTCGTAGAGCCCGTTCAGAAACACCCCGCTGTTCCCGCGGTTCTGCCCGTCGCGCTGCACATCCGCCGGGGAGCGCCACTCCAGGTGAAGCTGGATATCGCCAAACTCCTGTTTCGTCCGGATGTCGCCCGTCTTGTCGGCTACAGTCATGCTGCCGTCGTCGTTCAGGTGCCATTTCACCTCGGAACTGTCGCTGACCATCTGCCACTGGTCAAAACCGCCTCCGTCAAACAGAACAATCGCATCGCTGGGGGCCCCGTTCTGGCCGTAGGGGTCCACTTTCGGTGGCACGGGCTCATACACCTCGGTGGCCTCGGGTTCTGTAGGCTCCTCGCCCTGATATTCCTCATGGACAATAGGCTCGGGCCCGCCGGCCGTTTCCGGTTCCGTCGATTGTTCCGGTTGCTGCTGGCATGCTCCCAGCAGGGCCATTCCAGCCAGGCCGGTAAGTAACTTCTTCATGATTATAGCGGTTTGATTTTAATATTCCTGAAGGCCACCCGGTCGCCGTGGTCCTGCAGCCCGATCTTCCCTTCGTGGTACTGGCCAAAGCCTTCCCACCCGTCGAACTTGGAGTCCGCCACCATGGCATCCCAGGCGTCATTCCCCAGGGGGAAGGTGAGCAACTCGGTACCGTTCATCACCACTTTGCCGGTCTCCCCGGCGTAATCGATGGTAATCTCCATGGTATTCCATTCGCCCACCGGGCGCGTAACATCCTCGGACGGGGCGATCATGTCGTAGAGGGCTCCGGCCTGGTGGGTGGTACCTGCCTTGGCATCCGGGTGCTTTTCGTTGTCCAGCACCTGGATCTCCGGGCCGGTCTGGTAGGGCTGGCCAAATTGCTCGAGTTCCTCGACGCCCCAGAACACCCCGCTGTTCCCCCCTTCGCTGATCTGCCATTCCAGGGAGAGTACGAAATTCTCGAATTTGGACTCGGTGACCAGGTTGTAGCTGGCTCCCTCCGGCCGTTCGGCAGGGGGGGTAAAGACCATGGCCCCCTCTTCGATGGACCAGGTGTCCGGCACCCCTTCCTGGTTGTAGCCCTTCCAGCCGTCAAAAGATGTCCCGTCAAACAGGACGATCCAGTCCGACGCCTCATTTTCCGGGGTTGCGGTCTCTGCGGATTCCGCAACTTCTTCGGATGGTGTTTCCTTGTTTTCCTTGCAGGCGATTACTGCAAAAAAGCAGCAGGCCAGCAATGTCAGTTTTCTCATTTCAGTTTGAATATTTAGTGGTTCGTGAGGTTTTTATTGTCCCAGGATCTTCCGGAGCATCTCTTTGTCGATCTCCCCCCCGGCAAAGTCGTCGAAGGTTTTCTCCGTGGCTTCGATGATGTGGTCCTGGATGAATTTGGCGCCTTCCCGGGCGCCCTGTTCGGGGCTCTTGATACAGCATTCCCACTCCATCACGGCCCACACGTCGCACCCGTATTGGGTCAGCTTGGAAAAAATCGTCTTAAAGTCGATCTGCCCGTCGCCCAGGGAGCGATAGCGACCGGCCCGGTCGCCCCAGTCGTTGTACCCGCCGAACGCCCCTTTCTTCCCGGTGGGGTTGAATTCGGAATCCTTCACGTGGAAGGAACGGATAAATTCGTGGTAGTGGTCGATGTATTCGATGTAGTCCAGTTGCTGGAGTACAAAATGACTCGGGTCGTAGAGGATATTCACGCGGGGGTGGTTGCCGGTGGCCTCCAAAAAGCGCTCAAAGGTATCCCCGTCGTGCAGGTCCTCCCCGGGGTGGATTTCGTAACAGACGTCTACCCCTTCCTTGTCGAAGTGGTCCAGGATGGGTTTCCAGCGCTTTGCCAGTTCCTCAAAGCCCATTTCCACCAGCCCGGGCGGACGTTGCGGCCAGGGGTGGAAGGTATGCCAGAGGAGTGCGCCGGAAAAAGTAGCGTGTGCCTTGATCCCGAGCCGGCGGCTTGCCGTAGCGGCCTTCTTTACCACGTCTACGGCCCATTCCGTCCGGGCCTTCGGGTTGTTTTTGACGGCGTCGGGGGCGAAGTTGTCGAACATCAGGTCGTAGGCCGGGTGGACGGCTACCAACTGCCCCTGCAGGTGCGTGGATAGCTCGGTGATCTCCAGGCCGTAGGACTGTACTTTCCCTTTCAGCTCGTCACAGTAATCCTGGCTTTCCGCCGCTTTGTCCAGGTCGATCAGGAAGTGCTCCCAGGTGGGAATCTGAATGCCTTTGTACCCCAGGTCCGAGGCCCATTTGCACATGCCGTCCAGGCTGTTGAATGGCGCTTTGTCGTCGACGAATTGGGCCAGGAAAACCGCCGGCCCCTTGATAGTTTTCATTTCTTGTCAGTTTTTGGTAGTTGTAAAATTTTCCACCTCCCGCCGCGTTGTAAAATGGGGCAGCCGCCCGCATCCGAGGGCGCCCGGACTCCGGTTTCGCCGGAGCTTTTATCCCGCAGCAGTTTGTGAATTATACCCTATATTTAATGAATCGAAAATATCCGGGTAGTCGCGGAGCGACCGTCATAAAGATAGAAAATACCCGAGAATAAACCGTGGAAACGTGAGTAAACCCTCAGGAGAATACGACGCCATTGTCGTCGGTACCGGAATCACCGGCGGATGGGCCGCCAAAGAACTATGTGAAAAAGGCCTGAAGACCCTGGTCCTGGAGCGCGGCAAGATGGTGAAGCATATAGAGGATTACCCAACGGCGAACCTGGATGACTGGGACCTGCCTTACGGCAACCAGATGGACCGCAAACGCCAGCGGCAATACCACAAACAACTCCGCGTAGGTTGGGCGCCCCGTCCGGACGTGGCGCATTTTTTTGTCAACGACCTGGAACACCCCTACCAGGAAACCAAGCGTTTTGACTGGATCCGCGGCTACCAGGTAGGCGGCCGTTCCCTGACCTGGGGCCGGCAGAGCTACCGTTGGAGCGACGTGGATTTTGAAGCGAACAAGAAAGACGGGATAGCCGTGGATTGGCCGGTGCGCTACAAAGACATCGCCCCCTGGTACGACAAGGTGGAATCCTATATCGGCGTCAGCGGGGAGGCCCTGGGGCTCCCTCACCTGCCGGATGGAAAATTCCAGCCGCCCATGGGCCTGAATTGCCCGGAGGAAGACCTGAAAAAGGCTGTTTCCGGGTCCTTTTCGGACGGACGCGTCCTCACAGTGGGGCGGGCAGCCCATATTACCGATCCGAACGCCGTTCCCGAGGGACGCAACCCCTGCCAGTTCCGCGATCGCTGCTGGCGCGGATGTCCGTTTGGCGGGTATTTCAGCAGCAACAGCAGTACGCTGCCAGCGGCCGAACGCACCGGGAACATGACCCTGATGCCCCTGGCCATTGTCCACGAAGTCATCGTCGACGAAGCCACCGGCCGGG
This genomic window from Robiginitalea biformata HTCC2501 contains:
- a CDS encoding 3-keto-disaccharide hydrolase, coding for MRKLTLLACCFFAVIACKENKETPSEEVAESAETATPENEASDWIVLFDGTSFDGWKGYNQEGVPDTWSIEEGAMVFTPPAERPEGASYNLVTESKFENFVLSLEWQISEGGNSGVFWGVEELEQFGQPYQTGPEIQVLDNEKHPDAKAGTTHQAGALYDMIAPSEDVTRPVGEWNTMEITIDYAGETGKVVMNGTELLTFPLGNDAWDAMVADSKFDGWEGFGQYHEGKIGLQDHGDRVAFRNIKIKPL
- a CDS encoding YicC/YloC family endoribonuclease, with protein sequence MIHSMTGFGKHVIQSPGKKITVELKSLNSKNLDINARVPQAYREKELVFRNRIARELERGKVDFSLYVELTGDQPSAEINGAIVKKYMEQLGELAEGDSQSFLAMALRLPDALRTEREEIDPEEFAAIEAALQQALSALKEFRRDEGKALENDFRQRIEAILSHLDAVDKRDTDRLAAVRERLQRAVAEIRENVDENRFEQELIYYLEKYDITEEKVRLAKHLEYFRQSLDSADSNGKKLGFICQEIGREINTIGSKANDAPMQRIVVQMKDELEKVKEQILNVL
- a CDS encoding sugar phosphate isomerase/epimerase family protein; the encoded protein is MKTIKGPAVFLAQFVDDKAPFNSLDGMCKWASDLGYKGIQIPTWEHFLIDLDKAAESQDYCDELKGKVQSYGLEITELSTHLQGQLVAVHPAYDLMFDNFAPDAVKNNPKARTEWAVDVVKKAATASRRLGIKAHATFSGALLWHTFHPWPQRPPGLVEMGFEELAKRWKPILDHFDKEGVDVCYEIHPGEDLHDGDTFERFLEATGNHPRVNILYDPSHFVLQQLDYIEYIDHYHEFIRSFHVKDSEFNPTGKKGAFGGYNDWGDRAGRYRSLGDGQIDFKTIFSKLTQYGCDVWAVMEWECCIKSPEQGAREGAKFIQDHIIEATEKTFDDFAGGEIDKEMLRKILGQ
- the nadD gene encoding nicotinate (nicotinamide) nucleotide adenylyltransferase; the encoded protein is MKKTGLFFGTFNPIHIGHLIIANHLAEFSDLDQVWFVVTPRSPFKKKDSLLDDYHRFQMVYEAVREYPRLEVCDAEFKLPQPNYTIDTLTHLREKHGDSRQFSLIMGEDNLKGLHKWKNYEAILDYYSIYVYPRLGPGDIPEALRDHPAISRVDAPVMELSATFIRKQHAAGKNVRPLLPEAVWKYMDEMNFYR
- a CDS encoding inorganic phosphate transporter gives rise to the protein MGDDLYLYMIIALAILAISDLVVGVSNDAVNFLNSALGSKAISFRTIMIVASIGIAFGAMSSSGMMEVARKGIFVPGEFMFSEIMIIFMAVMITDVLLLDFFNTLGMPTSTTVSIVFELLGAAVITSLIKMSAADESFLNLGNYINNDKAIEIILGIVLSVLIAFTIGALIQFLSRLFLTFEFQKKATWKASVFGGLAIAGIVYFILIKGLSSTNLFNGLVIDFVEQNTLLFLVGNAIVWSLVCGLLQSLAKLNIYQIIIVFGTFALAMAFAGNDLVNFIGVPIAAYQSFLDWSASGVGADNYAMDGLAAAVQTPTLLLLLSGVVMILTLWFSTKALFVTETEINLAREGEGEERFRPNYLSRQIVRLTVAAVETISSLPPEKVQAAISRRFERAPSYTSRVQAKEKPAFDMVRASVNLMVASVLISIATSMKLPLSTTYVTFMVAMGTSLADRAWGSESAVYRVAGVLNVIGGWFLTAITAFTGAGIVAYLIYLGGAWAIGLLFVLALVILIRNYLNHKKRSRELKEEYVLRRTESSTISEVIEDSADNVAVAIKRVNKIYTSSMEGLVKHDLNSLKKSTKHIRKLDTEVENLRESIFYFIKNLDEGSVKASNLYLQILRYLQDMTQSLEHISKSSYKHVNNNHKKLRFQQLRDLKETDSFVSGFFKEVQEIFSEGNFEELTQTLIRQEELLQRVDAKIRKQIERTRGDESSPKNTALYFNLLQETRDLLEATFKLMEIYDVNINKIELEL
- a CDS encoding toxin-antitoxin system YwqK family antitoxin yields the protein MYRIMTLLMLICGVISIEAQQPEPQFERTDDLVKATYYHENGAVAQTGFFRDGQLHGEWIMFDTSGKKVAIGQYDAGNKTGKWFFWEEDNLREVDYSDNAIVNVVNWNNGTRVAVNR
- a CDS encoding 3-keto-disaccharide hydrolase, which gives rise to MKKLLTGLAGMALLGACQQQPEQSTEPETAGGPEPIVHEEYQGEEPTEPEATEVYEPVPPKVDPYGQNGAPSDAIVLFDGGGFDQWQMVSDSSEVKWHLNDDGSMTVADKTGDIRTKQEFGDIQLHLEWRSPADVQRDGQNRGNSGVFLNGLYEVQVLDNNDNDTYVNGQVASVYKQHIPLAMASVPSGEWNTYDIIYHMPEFNEAGEKIRSGTLTVIHNGVLVQDHVELKGTTPYIGWPDNPAHGKGPLILQDHGDNSRVSYRNIWVREL
- a CDS encoding DUF6503 family protein; protein product: MGYLQFFCLYVLVLLSPPALESQQITAPELLEKSIAYHDPQGQWGRLRADFEILAERPGGSDRLSTIHMDQAASLFRVRVEQEGVTKTYQVHGGHCRLWYQGEAGFPEETAASENLTCERASLLRDYYSYLYGLPMKLRDPGTVMEPEVNRADFHGKEYLVIEVRYEPGTGSDTWRFYFDPVTSALGAYQFFHDVAANDGEYILLEGEAAIGTMRVPEFRKWYRNDTGEYLGSDRLRPAGSRE
- the gmk gene encoding guanylate kinase; protein product: MAGGKLIVFSAPSGSGKTTIVRHLLEQPNLNLAFSVSATSRPRRPKEKHGEHYYFMTVSEFKQHIKNGDFLEWEEVYRDNFYGTLKSEVERLWAEGKNVIFDIDVAGGLRIKKKFPDQTLAVFVKPPSVDELKIRLKKRSTESDEKINMRIAKASVELATAPQFDRIIKNYDLEVALKEARDLVAGYVGEAEPGENRAKTRDLDAGGNGTDAKNPS